A region of Silurus meridionalis isolate SWU-2019-XX chromosome 17, ASM1480568v1, whole genome shotgun sequence DNA encodes the following proteins:
- the slc35a3a gene encoding solute carrier family 35 member A3a, which yields MSSPRLKYLSLGVLVFQTTTLVLTMRYSRTLQADGPRYLASSAVVLAELLKILTCICLVCKEHSYSVRALSSVLRQEIIHKPLETLKLAIPSGIYTLQNNLLYVALSNLDAATYQVTYQLKILTTALFSVSMLGRRLGLYQWLSLIILMTGVALVQWPTDSPGSPEKQQLTTGSPFVGLVAVLVACFSSGFAGVYFEKILKETKQSVWVRNIQLGLFGLVFGLCGMLVYDGERVKEHGMLQGYNTITWTVVSLQALGGLVIAAVIKYADNILKGFATSLSIILSTLISYFWLQDFEPTSIFFLGAVLVIVATFLYSYEGKNASTQSRA from the exons ATGTCGTCGCCACGGCTGAAGTACCTGTCTTTAGGAGTGCTGGTGTTCCAGACAACCACTCTGGTGCTGACCATGAGATACTCGCGCACACTGCAGGCTGACGGGCCTCGTTACCTCGCCTCCTCCGCAGTAGTGCTGGCCGAGCTGCTGAAGATCCTCACCTGCATCTGCCTCGTCTGCAAAGAGCACA GTTACAGTGTCCGAGCTCTAAGCAGCGTCCTCAGGCAGGAGATCATCCATAAACCATTGGAGACACTAAAGCTGGCCATTCCCTCAGGAATCTACACGCTGCAGAACAACCTGCTGTACGTGGCACTTTCCAACCTTGACGCTGCGACATATCAG GTGACCTACCAGCTGAAGATCCTCACCACAGCCCTGTTTTCAGTCTCCATGTTGGGTCGCAGGCTTGGTCTCTATCAGTGGCTCTCGCTCATCATTTTGATGACTGGAGTAGCTCTTGTGCAG TGGCCCACAGACTCTCCAGGTTCCCCAGAGAAGCAGCAGCTCACAACTGGATCTCCGTTTGTGGGTTTGGTGGCTGTGTTGGTGGCCTGCTTCTCCAGCGGATTTGCTGGTGTTTACTTTGAGAAGATCCTCAAAGAGACCAAGCAGAGTGTGTGGGTCAGAAACATCCAGCTCG GTCTGTTTGGCCTGGTATTTGGCCTGTGTGGAATGCTGGTATATGACggagagagagtgaaggagcACGGAATGCTGCAGGGCTACAACACCATCACCTGGACTGTTGTTTCCTTACAG GCATTGGGAGGTCTGGTCATAGCCGCTGTTATTAAATACGCAGATAATATACTAAAAGGTTTCGCCACGTCCCTGTCCATCATCCTGTCCACACTCATTTCCTACTTCTGGTTGCAGGATTTCGAGCCGACAAG CATTTTCTTTCTGGGAGCCGTGCTGGTCATAGTCGCGACGTTTTTGTACAGCTACGAAGGTAAAAACGCGTCGACCCAGAGCCGAGCGTGA